One Phycisphaerales bacterium genomic window carries:
- a CDS encoding cation diffusion facilitator family transporter — MSHDHHHEIEQMGDGPLIWAVVINVLLTVVEIIAGVFSGSLALIADGLHNLADAGSLVVALVGRRIAKKPADERNTFGYKRADIVGAQANLILLVVTAGFLILEGIQRLLNPEPVIGLVIMIVAGIALVIDLVSAWLTAKLAGESLGTRAAMIHKLADAASSVGAILAGALVYFFDWFWVDPMIAFMIAAYMVVQAFKMSGHTTRILMQGVPHELDLRAVADDLATIDYVQDIHHLHIWALDPQTILLEAHVVTDRTKLADIEPIKHAIRQRCRANWNILHTTLEFETVATAQREAAEDEDQVNLIPKH; from the coding sequence ATGTCCCACGACCACCACCACGAAATCGAACAGATGGGCGACGGCCCCCTCATCTGGGCGGTCGTCATCAACGTGCTGCTCACCGTCGTCGAGATCATCGCCGGCGTCTTCTCGGGCAGCCTCGCCCTGATCGCCGACGGCCTTCATAACCTCGCCGACGCCGGCTCGCTGGTCGTCGCCCTGGTGGGCCGCCGCATCGCCAAGAAGCCCGCCGACGAGCGCAATACCTTCGGCTACAAGCGAGCCGACATCGTCGGGGCCCAGGCAAACCTCATCCTGCTCGTCGTCACCGCGGGCTTCCTCATCCTCGAGGGCATCCAGCGGCTGCTCAACCCAGAGCCGGTCATCGGCCTGGTCATCATGATCGTCGCCGGCATCGCGCTGGTCATCGACCTGGTAAGTGCCTGGCTGACGGCCAAGCTCGCCGGCGAAAGCCTGGGCACGCGCGCCGCGATGATACATAAGCTGGCCGACGCCGCCAGCAGCGTGGGCGCCATCCTGGCCGGCGCGCTGGTCTACTTCTTCGATTGGTTCTGGGTCGATCCCATGATCGCCTTCATGATCGCCGCCTACATGGTCGTGCAGGCCTTCAAGATGTCGGGCCACACCACGCGCATCCTCATGCAGGGCGTGCCGCACGAGCTCGACCTGCGGGCCGTCGCCGACGATCTGGCCACCATCGACTACGTGCAGGACATCCATCACCTCCACATCTGGGCGCTCGACCCCCAGACCATCCTCCTCGAGGCCCACGTCGTCACCGATCGCACGAAGCTGGCCGACATCGAGCCCATCAAGCACGCCATCCGCCAGCGCTGCCGGGCCAACTGGAACATCCTCCACACCACCCTTGAGTTCGAAACCGTCGCCACCGCCCAGCGAGAGGCGGCCGAGGATGAAGACCAGGTCAACCTGATTCCCAAGCACTGA